Proteins found in one Geomonas subterranea genomic segment:
- the citD gene encoding citrate lyase acyl carrier protein, which translates to MKIVKKAQAGTMQSSDLMVFLEPADTLKVTIESTVLKQFGELIRAKVDEVLQKHGVEAAEVRITDRGALDYAIEARLETAIMRATEG; encoded by the coding sequence ATGAAGATCGTGAAAAAGGCGCAGGCCGGGACCATGCAGTCCAGCGACCTGATGGTGTTCCTGGAGCCGGCCGACACGCTGAAGGTCACCATCGAGTCGACGGTCCTGAAGCAGTTCGGAGAGCTGATCCGGGCCAAGGTGGACGAGGTGCTGCAAAAACACGGCGTCGAGGCGGCGGAGGTACGCATCACCGACCGCGGCGCCCTGGACTACGCCATCGAGGCGCGCCTGGAGACGGCGATCATGCGGGCGACGGAGGGGTAA
- a CDS encoding PPC domain-containing DNA-binding protein: protein MEGLWYKECSNGRRFIIKITPGESLTTRLLQFAHLTDVRYAMIVSALGSVKNVRLRGIKTGARLPITTPRVTIHDIEGPCELLGLQGNIVPGEDDLLDCHFHIIMSKSSGEVVGGHLYEAEVFATCEIVLTELDVSGVERHVSKVGGIPTIYIDEEAP from the coding sequence ATGGAAGGTCTCTGGTACAAGGAGTGCAGCAACGGCAGGCGCTTCATCATCAAGATCACCCCGGGTGAGAGCCTCACCACCCGGCTCTTGCAGTTCGCGCACCTGACCGACGTGCGCTACGCCATGATCGTGTCGGCCCTGGGGAGCGTGAAAAACGTGCGCCTCAGGGGGATCAAGACCGGCGCCAGGCTTCCCATCACCACGCCGCGGGTCACCATCCACGACATCGAGGGGCCGTGCGAGCTTTTGGGGCTGCAGGGGAACATCGTCCCGGGCGAGGACGACCTTTTGGACTGCCACTTCCACATCATCATGTCCAAGTCCTCGGGCGAGGTGGTGGGTGGCCATCTCTACGAGGCCGAGGTGTTCGCCACCTGCGAGATCGTCCTCACCGAGCTCGACGTCTCCGGGGTGGAGCGCCACGTTTCCAAGGTGGGAGGGATCCCCACCATCTACATCGACGAGGAGGCGCCCTGA
- a CDS encoding HpcH/HpaI aldolase/citrate lyase family protein — protein sequence MAGFKLRRSLLYVPGNMPSMLQNIPIFNCDSVIIDLEDAVPLSEKDAARHLVRRFLLNYTDRNKELLVRINPLDTRWGYEDLKVVLPAMPDGIRLPKADTPEIVERLDTLLTEFEEELEVEIGRFGILPSLESALGVINAVGIANSSERIFALAFGAEDYTASMEIERSRGGEELFNARTRVLWAAKAKGIQAVDTIFADVSDMEGLRAETELAKRLGYTGKCLVNPRQIEVVHDVFAPKEHEVEYALQVIEAIQRARQLGTGVIALGGKMVDAPVVKRAARVLRTAYAHGMVDTLIDEEAIHGAQ from the coding sequence ATGGCCGGCTTCAAGCTGAGACGCTCCCTTTTGTACGTCCCGGGCAACATGCCCTCCATGCTCCAGAACATCCCCATCTTCAACTGCGATTCCGTCATCATCGACCTCGAGGACGCCGTCCCCCTCTCCGAGAAGGACGCGGCGCGCCACCTGGTCAGGCGCTTCCTGTTGAACTACACCGACCGCAACAAGGAGCTCCTGGTCCGCATCAACCCGCTCGACACCAGGTGGGGGTACGAGGACCTGAAGGTGGTGCTCCCGGCGATGCCGGACGGCATCCGGCTCCCGAAGGCGGACACCCCGGAGATCGTGGAGCGGCTGGACACGCTTTTGACAGAATTCGAGGAGGAGCTGGAGGTGGAGATCGGCCGTTTCGGCATCCTCCCCTCCCTGGAAAGCGCGCTCGGCGTCATCAACGCGGTGGGGATCGCCAACAGCTCCGAGCGCATCTTCGCCCTCGCCTTCGGCGCCGAGGACTACACGGCCAGCATGGAGATAGAGAGAAGCCGCGGCGGCGAGGAGCTCTTCAACGCCCGCACCCGCGTCCTCTGGGCCGCCAAGGCCAAGGGGATCCAGGCGGTGGACACCATCTTCGCCGACGTCTCCGACATGGAGGGGCTCAGGGCCGAGACCGAACTGGCGAAAAGGCTTGGCTACACCGGTAAGTGCCTGGTCAACCCGCGCCAGATCGAGGTGGTGCACGACGTGTTCGCCCCCAAGGAGCACGAGGTGGAGTACGCCCTGCAGGTCATCGAGGCGATCCAGCGGGCGCGGCAACTTGGGACCGGCGTCATCGCCCTCGGGGGGAAGATGGTCGACGCCCCCGTCGTGAAGCGCGCCGCCCGCGTGCTGCGCACCGCCTACGCCCACGGCATGGTGGACACCCTGATCGACGAGGAGGCGATACATGGCGCTCAATAG
- the citF gene encoding citrate lyase subunit alpha, with product MALNSLGREIPESYAGKGLIPYGDPFSLRPQGRVASRPLKRVNPGARKLVGSLREAVEASGLRDGMTIATHHSLRNGDFLLNRIVAEIAALGLKGIWIASSSVHPVHAEIIPHIKSGVIAGFECGVNGLIGELATKGEISCPIVVRTHGGRARSVIEGSVPIDVAFIAAPCCDEYGNMNGYYGPSACGSLGYAQIDAAYASCVIAVTDNLVPFPVVPVSIPQTLVDFVVVVDRLGDPAKIVSTTTRVTTDPVGLQIASYASQVIEASGLLRDGFSFQTGSGGISLAVAEKVRNSMRKGSIKGSFGCGGITGYFVEMLEEGLFSALMDVQCFDQEAVRSIGRNRAHQEISADMYANPFNAGAVVNRLDCVILGATEVDTSFNVNVNTESNGYLLHNTGGHSDTAAGAKLSIIVAPSIRGRLPIVRDRVTTITTPGETIGVVVTERGIAVNEKQGELKEELIRRKLPVKDIGDLQREICRVTGTPRPLEFEDEVVAVIEYRDGSVIDVVRRVKE from the coding sequence ATGGCGCTCAATAGCCTGGGACGGGAGATTCCGGAGAGCTACGCCGGCAAAGGGCTGATCCCCTACGGCGACCCGTTTTCGCTGCGGCCGCAAGGGCGCGTCGCGTCGCGCCCCCTGAAGCGGGTGAACCCCGGTGCCAGGAAGCTCGTGGGCTCTTTGCGCGAGGCGGTCGAGGCGAGCGGGCTCAGGGACGGCATGACCATCGCCACGCACCACAGCCTCAGAAACGGCGACTTCCTGCTGAACCGGATCGTGGCGGAGATCGCCGCGCTGGGACTCAAGGGGATCTGGATCGCCTCCTCCTCGGTGCACCCGGTGCACGCCGAGATCATCCCGCACATAAAGAGCGGTGTCATCGCCGGCTTCGAGTGCGGCGTGAACGGCCTGATCGGAGAGCTGGCCACCAAGGGGGAAATATCCTGCCCCATCGTGGTCCGGACCCACGGCGGGCGGGCCCGCTCGGTCATCGAGGGGAGCGTCCCCATCGACGTCGCCTTCATCGCGGCCCCATGCTGCGACGAGTACGGCAACATGAACGGCTACTACGGTCCCTCGGCCTGCGGCAGCCTGGGCTACGCCCAGATCGACGCCGCCTACGCCTCCTGCGTGATCGCGGTCACCGACAACCTGGTCCCCTTTCCGGTGGTCCCGGTCAGCATCCCGCAGACCCTGGTGGATTTCGTGGTGGTCGTGGACCGGCTCGGGGATCCGGCCAAGATCGTCTCCACCACCACCCGCGTCACCACCGACCCGGTCGGGCTGCAGATCGCGAGCTACGCCTCGCAGGTGATCGAGGCCTCCGGGCTTTTGCGGGACGGCTTCTCCTTTCAGACCGGCTCGGGCGGCATCTCGCTCGCCGTGGCCGAGAAGGTGCGTAACTCCATGCGCAAGGGCTCCATCAAGGGGAGCTTCGGCTGCGGCGGCATCACCGGTTACTTCGTCGAGATGCTGGAGGAGGGACTCTTCTCCGCGCTCATGGACGTGCAGTGCTTCGACCAGGAGGCGGTGCGCTCCATCGGCAGGAACCGCGCCCACCAGGAGATCAGCGCCGACATGTACGCGAACCCCTTCAACGCCGGAGCCGTGGTGAACCGGCTCGACTGCGTCATCCTCGGGGCCACCGAGGTGGACACCTCCTTCAACGTCAACGTGAACACCGAGTCCAACGGCTACCTCCTGCACAACACCGGGGGGCACTCCGACACCGCGGCCGGCGCCAAGCTTTCCATCATCGTCGCCCCCTCCATTCGCGGGAGGCTCCCCATCGTCAGGGACCGGGTCACCACCATCACCACGCCGGGGGAGACCATCGGGGTGGTGGTCACCGAGCGCGGCATCGCGGTGAACGAGAAGCAGGGCGAGCTCAAGGAGGAGCTGATCCGGAGGAAGCTCCCGGTAAAGGATATTGGCGACCTGCAGCGCGAGATCTGCCGCGTCACCGGAACGCCGCGGCCGCTGGAGTTCGAGGACGAGGTGGTGGCGGTGATCGAGTACCGGGACGGGAGCGTCATCGATGTCGTCAGACGCGTTAAGGAATAG
- a CDS encoding citrate lyase holo-[acyl-carrier protein] synthase has translation MSSDALRNSILAARDQRQALLDGLFPTPFPATVMLSLNLPGGEKTGARAERLFAWGEEALLKALKVTPALRGSDALGPFAFYHTRLQATQVKRLGMALETRHPAGRLLDLDIYDHAGRQVGRAELDIAPRSCLICCEPALACIHARRHSTEELVLKARAVIDAI, from the coding sequence ATGTCGTCAGACGCGTTAAGGAATAGCATCCTCGCCGCGCGCGACCAGCGGCAGGCGCTCCTGGACGGGCTGTTCCCTACCCCCTTCCCGGCGACGGTGATGCTGTCGCTGAACCTGCCGGGGGGGGAGAAGACCGGGGCGCGTGCCGAGCGGCTGTTCGCCTGGGGGGAAGAGGCTCTCCTGAAGGCCCTGAAGGTGACCCCGGCCCTGCGCGGCTCCGATGCCCTGGGACCGTTCGCCTTCTACCATACCCGGCTCCAGGCGACCCAGGTCAAACGGCTCGGGATGGCGCTGGAGACCAGGCACCCCGCCGGGCGGCTGCTCGATCTCGACATCTACGACCACGCCGGCCGCCAGGTGGGGCGCGCCGAACTCGACATAGCCCCCAGGAGCTGCCTGATCTGCTGCGAGCCGGCGCTCGCCTGCATCCACGCCAGGCGCCACAGCACCGAGGAGCTGGTGCTCAAGGCACGGGCGGTGATCGATGCCATCTGA
- a CDS encoding triphosphoribosyl-dephospho-CoA synthase, which yields MPSELRRLAHNLVRGAFLELYLTPKPGLVDLNDPGSHHDLSLERMEASLEVVSGYLCRLADSLARGEELAAQVRLGMEAEKAMLERAGTNCHKGYIFLSGLLLAAAARSRGGGEEALSEAVAGIAARLFDGAREESNGSRACTSYGARGIRGEALEGLPALFREALPAFRRELAAGNRGSAVYAMLGRLMATVEDTTALHRCGSEGLRTVKEDGRALELLVERRDDFMSFLSRRNEHYVSRNLTMGGVADLLALSFAWLSHTGELEIAPQ from the coding sequence ATGCCATCTGAACTGAGAAGACTGGCCCATAACCTCGTGCGCGGCGCCTTCCTGGAACTGTACCTGACCCCCAAGCCGGGGCTCGTCGACCTGAACGATCCCGGCTCCCACCACGATCTATCCCTGGAGCGCATGGAAGCATCCCTGGAAGTGGTTTCCGGCTACCTCTGCCGACTGGCCGACTCGCTCGCGCGTGGGGAGGAGCTCGCGGCCCAGGTGCGCCTGGGAATGGAGGCCGAAAAGGCCATGCTGGAGCGCGCCGGCACCAACTGCCACAAGGGGTACATCTTCCTGAGCGGACTTCTCCTGGCGGCGGCCGCCCGGTCCCGGGGGGGAGGGGAGGAGGCGCTCAGCGAAGCGGTCGCCGGCATCGCCGCCCGCCTTTTCGACGGGGCGCGGGAGGAGAGTAACGGCAGCCGCGCCTGCACCAGCTACGGCGCCCGGGGAATCAGGGGGGAGGCCCTGGAAGGGCTCCCGGCGCTGTTTCGGGAGGCGCTTCCTGCCTTTAGGCGCGAACTCGCCGCCGGCAACCGGGGGAGCGCGGTGTACGCCATGCTGGGACGGCTGATGGCCACGGTGGAGGACACCACGGCGCTGCACCGCTGCGGCAGCGAAGGGCTGCGCACGGTAAAAGAGGACGGCCGGGCGCTGGAGCTGTTGGTCGAGCGGCGCGACGACTTCATGAGTTTTCTGTCCCGCCGCAACGAGCACTACGTGAGCCGCAACCTCACCATGGGGGGAGTCGCCGACCTCCTGGCCCTCTCATTTGCCTGGCTGAGCCACACCGGCGAACTGGAGATCGCCCCGCAGTAG
- a CDS encoding phosphatase PAP2 family protein: protein MVHCTLPHSVIALLLFLGSAAPAAAAAGHSAAPAFQHCQDYAPPSAPAVDGSSSPGAPDSQPVSYGSSGHSRPGATESAFAPLPSREGVGGPGKLPSPAELAVVDSPSLAAEDFLIRPDGAAGSGAGGPAAATGDPRITAEFPGPAWRWRRSGVPGYLGVAVLGAGAMYVESAHGDPEPKWKGTNGFDETVRDALRLHSRGAREVAHDVGDALMYGMIAAPVLDSLATLGIRDRAWDTLWQTEMVNLESFAFTSFVSSLVQNLVAREKPLVRNCRGGACEGDAPNRSMPSGHVAFAFTGAGLVCSHHNFQSLYRDPGLDRAACWTGLGLAAADGVARIMADHHYATDVAAGAAIGLFSGFLLPRLLHYDRPEKPTEGKKGSGSIIKGLSFRPLIFGGSAGLACEMRY, encoded by the coding sequence ATGGTTCATTGCACCCTGCCCCATAGCGTCATCGCCCTCCTGCTTTTTCTCGGCAGCGCCGCACCCGCGGCAGCCGCTGCCGGCCACTCCGCCGCACCCGCATTCCAGCATTGCCAGGATTACGCGCCTCCCTCAGCTCCGGCTGTGGATGGGAGCTCGTCGCCGGGAGCGCCGGACTCCCAACCGGTGAGTTATGGTTCCTCAGGCCATTCCCGTCCGGGAGCCACGGAATCAGCCTTTGCCCCCCTCCCCTCGCGGGAGGGGGTAGGGGGGCCGGGGAAGCTGCCATCACCTGCAGAGCTTGCCGTCGTTGACTCCCCCTCCCTCGCGGCCGAAGACTTCCTGATCCGCCCGGACGGTGCGGCAGGATCGGGCGCAGGCGGGCCGGCGGCTGCGACCGGCGATCCGCGCATCACCGCGGAATTCCCCGGGCCGGCCTGGCGCTGGCGCAGGTCCGGGGTGCCCGGCTACCTGGGGGTAGCCGTCCTCGGCGCGGGCGCCATGTACGTCGAGAGCGCGCATGGCGATCCCGAACCCAAGTGGAAAGGGACCAACGGCTTCGACGAGACGGTGCGCGATGCCCTGCGCCTGCACTCCCGTGGCGCCCGCGAGGTGGCGCACGACGTGGGGGACGCGCTCATGTACGGCATGATCGCCGCCCCGGTTCTCGATTCCCTCGCCACCCTGGGAATTCGTGACCGAGCCTGGGATACCCTGTGGCAGACCGAGATGGTGAACCTCGAATCCTTTGCCTTCACCTCCTTCGTTTCCTCCCTGGTGCAGAACCTGGTGGCGCGCGAGAAACCGTTGGTGCGCAATTGCCGCGGCGGCGCCTGCGAGGGGGACGCCCCCAACCGGAGCATGCCGAGCGGTCATGTCGCTTTTGCCTTCACCGGCGCCGGGCTCGTCTGCAGCCACCACAACTTCCAATCCCTGTACCGGGACCCCGGTCTGGACCGCGCGGCCTGCTGGACCGGCCTCGGGCTCGCCGCCGCGGACGGCGTGGCCCGCATCATGGCCGATCACCACTACGCAACCGACGTGGCGGCGGGTGCCGCCATCGGCCTCTTCTCCGGATTCCTGCTCCCCCGCCTGCTGCACTACGATCGTCCCGAGAAGCCCACAGAAGGAAAAAAGGGGAGCGGCTCGATCATCAAGGGCCTTTCCTTCCGCCCGCTGATTTTCGGCGGCAGCGCAGGCCTCGCCTGCGAGATGAGGTACTAG
- a CDS encoding class I SAM-dependent methyltransferase codes for MNADTRGQGYPGHPWEKARAWAVAALLESTLFEGVKVLGVGCGDPYLCQTVFGALQRKEVTAVDPGLAEERLGEPGPEPGISYSRELPPGRNRFDVTLILDVLERAEDDRGYLKRMVRQHVAARGRVLVTVPAFQALYSGHDWFRRRYRRYRLRQVEQLAWSAGLVVVSSGYLFGSLIIPKFLSSRLYHWGRVRDRGCWRGGRLLAAVVGKILEWDNSVMIALARGGILLPGATAWVLCENRRSAN; via the coding sequence ATGAATGCTGACACGCGGGGCCAAGGTTATCCCGGGCATCCCTGGGAGAAGGCGCGGGCCTGGGCGGTGGCGGCCTTGCTGGAAAGCACGCTTTTCGAAGGGGTGAAGGTCCTCGGTGTCGGATGCGGCGACCCCTATCTTTGTCAGACCGTGTTTGGCGCGCTGCAGCGCAAAGAGGTGACGGCCGTCGACCCGGGCCTGGCCGAGGAGCGGCTGGGCGAACCGGGGCCCGAACCCGGGATCAGCTACAGCCGCGAGCTCCCGCCGGGGAGAAACCGCTTCGACGTCACCCTGATCCTGGACGTCCTGGAGCGGGCCGAGGACGACCGGGGGTACCTCAAGCGGATGGTGCGGCAACATGTCGCCGCCAGGGGGCGGGTCCTGGTCACGGTCCCGGCCTTCCAGGCGCTCTACAGCGGACACGACTGGTTCCGCAGACGCTACCGGCGTTACCGGTTGAGGCAGGTGGAGCAGCTCGCCTGGAGCGCAGGGCTGGTGGTGGTGAGCTCCGGCTACCTCTTCGGCTCCTTGATCATCCCGAAGTTCCTGTCATCACGGCTCTACCACTGGGGGAGGGTGCGGGACCGCGGGTGCTGGCGCGGGGGGCGGCTCCTGGCCGCTGTCGTGGGAAAGATACTGGAATGGGACAACAGCGTGATGATCGCGCTGGCTCGGGGCGGGATCCTTCTCCCCGGAGCCACGGCGTGGGTGCTGTGCGAGAACCGGCGCAGCGCCAATTGA
- a CDS encoding ATP-binding protein, whose amino-acid sequence MLNLKPEVVAQLERVLSSVEMLLPRAVKAVNWATCPAANWRRHSFSGYLEAVKVTDQTRLDDLLGCEKQKEIMVYNTRQFLKGLPANNALLWGSRGTGKSSMVKALLNEYANEGLRVIQVEKEDLIYLSEIFSAVEEQPYRFILLCDDLTFEIGELSYKMLKSALDGSVYSAPENVLIYVTSNRRHLLPQYNTDLLGGKYVNGELQESEAMEEKVSLSDRFGLWVAFHVFTQDRYLDAVRQCVEREAKNRNVSIPWSKELELDAIQWSHDKTKRCGRTAMQFSRHWVGRYLLNQPSA is encoded by the coding sequence ATGCTGAATCTGAAACCGGAGGTCGTAGCCCAGCTCGAGCGCGTGCTCAGCTCTGTCGAAATGTTGCTCCCCAGGGCGGTCAAGGCCGTCAACTGGGCCACCTGCCCCGCCGCCAACTGGCGCCGTCATTCCTTCTCGGGATACCTGGAGGCGGTGAAAGTCACCGACCAGACCAGGCTCGACGACCTCTTGGGTTGCGAGAAGCAGAAAGAGATCATGGTGTACAACACCCGCCAGTTCCTGAAGGGGCTCCCGGCCAACAACGCGCTCCTCTGGGGATCGCGCGGCACCGGCAAGTCCTCCATGGTGAAGGCGCTCCTGAACGAGTACGCCAACGAGGGGCTGCGGGTGATCCAGGTGGAGAAGGAAGACCTCATCTACCTCTCCGAGATCTTCAGCGCCGTCGAGGAACAGCCCTACCGCTTCATCCTTTTGTGCGACGACCTCACCTTCGAGATCGGCGAGCTCTCCTACAAGATGCTGAAGAGCGCCCTGGACGGCTCGGTCTACTCCGCACCGGAAAACGTGCTCATCTACGTCACCTCCAACCGGCGCCACCTGCTGCCGCAGTACAACACCGACCTTCTGGGGGGGAAGTACGTGAACGGCGAACTGCAGGAGAGCGAGGCGATGGAGGAGAAGGTTTCCCTCTCCGACCGTTTCGGCCTCTGGGTCGCCTTCCACGTCTTCACCCAGGACCGCTACCTCGACGCCGTGCGCCAGTGCGTGGAGCGGGAGGCGAAAAACCGCAACGTCAGCATCCCCTGGAGCAAGGAGTTGGAACTCGATGCCATCCAGTGGTCTCACGACAAGACCAAGCGCTGCGGCCGCACCGCGATGCAGTTCTCCCGGCACTGGGTGGGGCGCTACCTGCTCAACCAGCCCTCCGCGTAA
- a CDS encoding TolC family protein — MNQRFLPLIALLVASFAAPAFGEVVSLPEAVKRALESNHLLKAASLERGAAEQDVAASRSRYLPRVALESGAVLSTTPSAVFMMKLDEGRINPGKDFAADTLNDPSPRGDFKTAVTLEQPLLDFGIATGVALAGKGSEAAAFSEEAKREEIAFRVYLAYLGVRKALAYREVADQALLNAREHDRLAAVREKDGIGLKSDRLRTATSVAQAEQRVISAQNDLLIARLRLNLVVGGKEGEPLDVAELPALAEPAKELEQLLALARRNRPDLKLAENSQERGELQVRQARNAYLPTLYARGSYQINDRDVPLGTDKDSWTVGVNLRWDLFDGGKRSHDKKKAELARQGAAELLENERREVALQVTESVLRRQEARLKLESAQSAVRDAEESRRLVTLRFGNGLSSLVEVMDAESALTQARANLVEVENGFHAATGEIYFRAGVFVKEVLQ; from the coding sequence GTGAATCAAAGGTTTTTACCGCTCATCGCTCTGCTCGTCGCCTCGTTTGCGGCGCCTGCCTTTGGCGAGGTGGTCTCGCTGCCGGAGGCGGTCAAGCGCGCCCTGGAGAGCAACCACCTGCTGAAAGCAGCGTCGCTGGAGCGCGGTGCGGCGGAGCAGGACGTGGCGGCGAGCCGGAGCCGATACCTTCCCCGCGTGGCGCTTGAGAGCGGCGCGGTCCTCTCCACCACGCCGAGCGCGGTTTTCATGATGAAGCTGGACGAGGGGCGCATCAACCCGGGCAAGGACTTCGCGGCCGACACCCTGAACGATCCTTCCCCCCGCGGCGACTTCAAGACCGCCGTGACGCTTGAGCAGCCGCTGCTCGATTTCGGTATCGCCACCGGGGTGGCGTTGGCCGGGAAGGGTTCCGAGGCGGCCGCCTTCTCCGAAGAGGCGAAGCGCGAGGAGATCGCCTTCCGCGTCTACCTGGCGTACCTGGGGGTGCGCAAGGCGCTGGCCTACCGTGAAGTGGCCGACCAGGCGCTTTTGAACGCGCGGGAGCACGACCGCCTGGCGGCGGTGCGCGAGAAGGACGGCATCGGCCTCAAATCGGACCGGCTGCGCACGGCGACGTCGGTCGCCCAGGCGGAGCAGCGCGTGATCTCGGCCCAAAACGACCTTTTGATCGCGCGCCTGAGGCTCAACCTGGTGGTCGGCGGAAAAGAGGGAGAGCCCCTGGATGTGGCGGAACTCCCCGCGCTGGCGGAGCCCGCAAAGGAGCTGGAACAACTCCTTGCCCTGGCGAGGCGGAACCGCCCCGACCTGAAGCTGGCCGAAAATTCGCAAGAGCGCGGTGAGCTTCAGGTCAGGCAGGCCCGCAACGCCTATCTCCCGACCCTGTACGCGCGGGGGAGCTACCAGATCAACGACCGCGACGTCCCCCTCGGGACCGACAAGGACTCCTGGACCGTCGGGGTGAACCTGCGCTGGGACCTCTTCGATGGCGGCAAGCGCTCACATGACAAGAAGAAGGCGGAGCTCGCGCGCCAGGGCGCGGCGGAACTTTTGGAAAACGAACGCAGGGAAGTGGCGCTGCAGGTGACCGAGAGCGTGCTGCGCCGCCAGGAGGCGCGTCTCAAACTGGAGAGCGCGCAGTCCGCGGTGCGGGATGCCGAGGAGAGCCGGCGCCTGGTGACGCTGCGCTTTGGCAATGGGCTGTCATCTCTCGTGGAGGTGATGGACGCGGAGAGCGCGCTCACCCAGGCCCGCGCCAACCTGGTGGAGGTCGAGAACGGCTTCCATGCCGCGACGGGAGAGATCTATTTCCGCGCCGGCGTCTTTGTGAAGGAGGTGCTGCAATGA
- a CDS encoding efflux RND transporter periplasmic adaptor subunit: MRTYRAALVALVIASGLGCGRKEGDTVAPAPPPVVRGATVQTLAAEDLPDLQEAVGTVRARNSAQLAARIPGSVSRVFVREGDRVGRGKVLVSIEAVESGAAAAGAVSGVEEAARALSEAQAQKNLANVTFDRYSRLFAEQAVTRQEYDTRKTEQEVAAQAVARAEARLAQARHGAQAAGAVAGYGRVVSPISGVVVSKQVEAGQTVFPGTPLMTVEGDEGFRLEVAAPESLLGKVRAGDQIGIAVEGAPETGRVSEVVPVVDPATRTFTVKVDLPSGRLRSGSYGKAFFKTGSRKGVSVPAAAVVQRSSLTSVWVVSPEGVARLRLVKPGRTQGGRVEILSGLAPGEKVVTAGIDKMVDGAKVQ, from the coding sequence ATGAGAACGTACCGGGCGGCGTTGGTTGCCCTAGTGATAGCGAGCGGCCTTGGTTGCGGGAGGAAGGAAGGGGACACTGTCGCTCCGGCGCCGCCGCCGGTGGTGAGGGGCGCCACGGTGCAGACCCTCGCGGCGGAGGATCTACCGGACCTCCAGGAGGCGGTCGGCACGGTGCGGGCGCGCAACAGCGCCCAGCTCGCGGCCCGGATTCCCGGCAGCGTGAGCCGGGTCTTCGTGCGCGAAGGCGATCGGGTCGGGCGGGGAAAGGTGCTGGTCTCCATCGAGGCCGTTGAAAGCGGTGCCGCTGCGGCCGGTGCGGTGTCCGGTGTCGAGGAGGCGGCGCGGGCGCTCTCCGAGGCGCAGGCGCAGAAGAACCTCGCCAACGTCACCTTCGACCGTTATTCCCGGCTCTTCGCCGAGCAGGCGGTGACCCGCCAGGAATACGACACCAGGAAGACCGAGCAGGAAGTGGCGGCGCAGGCGGTGGCGAGGGCGGAGGCGCGCCTGGCACAGGCGCGGCACGGCGCACAGGCTGCCGGTGCCGTGGCCGGGTACGGCAGGGTGGTCTCTCCCATTTCCGGGGTGGTGGTGTCCAAGCAGGTCGAGGCGGGGCAGACCGTTTTTCCCGGGACGCCGCTTATGACCGTCGAGGGTGACGAAGGGTTCCGGCTGGAAGTGGCGGCGCCCGAGTCGCTTTTGGGTAAGGTGAGGGCCGGAGACCAGATCGGCATAGCCGTCGAGGGTGCGCCGGAGACGGGCCGTGTTTCCGAGGTCGTTCCGGTGGTCGATCCCGCCACCCGCACCTTCACGGTGAAGGTAGATCTCCCCTCGGGCAGGCTCCGTTCCGGCAGTTACGGCAAGGCATTCTTCAAGACCGGTTCCCGCAAAGGGGTCTCGGTTCCCGCGGCTGCGGTGGTGCAGCGTTCCTCGCTCACCTCGGTGTGGGTGGTGTCCCCCGAAGGGGTGGCGCGTCTGCGCCTGGTGAAACCGGGGCGGACCCAGGGGGGGCGCGTGGAGATCCTCTCCGGCCTCGCCCCCGGCGAAAAAGTGGTCACGGCCGGTATCGACAAGATGGTAGACGGCGCCAAGGTGCAGTAG
- a CDS encoding endonuclease domain-containing protein, with protein sequence MDKAVATARARALRNDCTDAEATLWRYLKHNQLEGVKFRRQQPIEQYIVDFVSFSKKLIVELDGGQHQDQRSYDARRDACLSKNGFTVLRFWDHEIFENMEGVLEAIRTHCLKQLPTPPDPPTPSRGEVLRAHARKGRWS encoded by the coding sequence ATGGACAAAGCTGTAGCTACCGCCAGAGCTCGCGCCCTTCGCAACGATTGCACAGACGCAGAAGCAACGCTGTGGCGCTACCTAAAGCACAACCAGCTGGAGGGCGTGAAGTTCCGCCGCCAGCAGCCCATAGAGCAGTACATAGTTGACTTCGTCTCCTTCTCGAAAAAGCTGATTGTTGAGCTGGATGGCGGGCAGCACCAGGACCAGAGAAGCTATGACGCCAGGCGAGACGCCTGTCTCAGCAAAAACGGCTTCACTGTGCTGAGGTTCTGGGATCACGAAATCTTTGAGAACATGGAAGGGGTGCTGGAGGCGATCCGGACGCATTGCCTGAAGCAGCTTCCCACACCCCCCGACCCTCCCACCCCTTCGCGGGGCGAAGTGCTACGGGCGCACGCCCGCAAGGGGAGGTGGAGCTGA